A stretch of the Streptomyces sp. NBC_00078 genome encodes the following:
- a CDS encoding iron ABC transporter permease: MTVTQRAAPNGVPSPARRHVPVFVAGLGALALCTALSLALGARSVPLSTVADALFGHAHGREALVVTGLRLPRTVIGLAVGAALGVAGAVAQGITRNPLASPTTLGINAGAGFAVVAAIFALKLNDPVQYVWFAFAGAAGAALFAQALARRAGDIDPVRLALGGTVLQLVLLSWTSAVMLMNQRTLDEARFWLAGSLSGRPLDVLWPVLPAVLLGLVVALAVSPALNALALGDDSAQALGVPVARIRLAGGIAVVLLAGSAVAVAGPVAFVGLAAPHLVRPLLGADHRLLVPGCLIAGPVLLLSADVLGRMVIRPSELEVGIVTAFLGAPLLALLARKVAR, translated from the coding sequence GTGACCGTGACCCAACGGGCCGCTCCCAACGGCGTGCCCTCCCCTGCCCGCAGACACGTCCCCGTGTTCGTCGCCGGACTTGGCGCCCTCGCGCTCTGTACCGCGCTCAGCCTCGCCCTCGGCGCCCGGTCGGTACCCCTGTCCACGGTCGCCGACGCGCTGTTCGGTCACGCCCACGGCCGGGAGGCGCTCGTGGTCACCGGGCTGCGGCTGCCGCGCACCGTCATCGGCCTCGCGGTCGGCGCGGCGCTCGGGGTCGCGGGCGCCGTGGCCCAGGGCATCACCCGCAACCCGCTCGCGTCGCCGACCACTCTCGGCATCAACGCCGGCGCCGGTTTCGCGGTGGTCGCCGCGATCTTCGCGCTGAAGCTCAACGACCCTGTGCAGTATGTGTGGTTCGCGTTCGCCGGCGCCGCGGGCGCCGCCCTGTTCGCCCAGGCGCTGGCCCGCCGCGCCGGGGACATCGATCCCGTACGGCTCGCGCTCGGCGGCACCGTTCTCCAACTCGTGCTGCTGTCCTGGACGTCGGCGGTGATGCTGATGAACCAGCGCACCCTCGACGAGGCCCGCTTCTGGCTGGCAGGATCCCTGTCCGGCAGGCCCCTCGACGTGCTGTGGCCGGTGCTGCCGGCCGTGCTGCTCGGGCTGGTGGTCGCGCTGGCCGTGTCCCCCGCGCTCAACGCCCTTGCCCTGGGCGACGATTCGGCCCAGGCGCTCGGTGTGCCGGTGGCCCGGATCCGACTGGCCGGCGGCATCGCGGTGGTCCTGCTCGCCGGTTCGGCGGTCGCGGTGGCCGGGCCGGTCGCCTTCGTAGGTCTCGCCGCGCCCCATCTGGTACGCCCCCTCCTCGGCGCCGACCACCGGTTGCTGGTGCCCGGCTGTCTGATCGCCGGACCGGTGCTCCTGCTGTCGGCCGATGTCCTCGGCCGGATGGTGATCCGCCCCTCGGAGCTGGAAGTGGGCATCGTGACGGCGTTCCTGGGCGCGCCCCTGCTGGCACTGCTGGCCCGGAAGGTGGCCCGATGA
- a CDS encoding iron chelate uptake ABC transporter family permease subunit, which produces MTGTVALVRARSGSFVRVRRRVVVFTASCLVALFVLLTVSLTTGEMRMPAGTALRALAGLGDPGDVLVVQQFRAPRTVAAIVAGAGLGAAGCVLQRLFRNPLASPDVMGVTGGASLGAVALIAAGASQTLVPLGALGGGLLAALLLGVFAWRSGLAVTRLVLTGLAVQAGLAAAVNLMIVRFPAELAGSALQWTTGSVYGRTWTEVSGAGGAMVLALAVTLVLHRRLAVLDLGDDSAGALGLRTSAARLQLLFVAVALASLAAAVAGPVTFVALAVPHIVRFVTGPPTAASLGLAGLTGAVLLLASDLVVQHLLPIEGLPVGAVTATLGAPWLLVLMFRQSSPLQRSRA; this is translated from the coding sequence ATGACCGGCACCGTCGCCTTGGTTCGTGCGAGGTCAGGGTCCTTTGTCCGGGTACGTCGCCGTGTCGTGGTGTTCACCGCCTCCTGTCTCGTCGCGCTGTTCGTGCTGCTCACCGTCTCCCTGACGACGGGTGAGATGCGGATGCCCGCGGGCACGGCGCTGCGTGCGCTGGCCGGCCTCGGGGATCCGGGGGACGTGCTGGTGGTGCAGCAGTTCCGGGCACCGAGGACCGTGGCGGCCATCGTCGCCGGTGCGGGGCTGGGCGCGGCGGGCTGTGTGCTGCAACGGCTGTTCCGCAATCCCCTGGCATCCCCGGATGTCATGGGCGTGACAGGCGGGGCGTCGTTGGGCGCGGTCGCGCTCATCGCCGCCGGGGCCTCACAGACGCTGGTCCCGCTCGGAGCCCTCGGCGGAGGCCTGCTCGCGGCCCTGCTGCTGGGCGTGTTCGCCTGGCGGTCCGGGCTCGCCGTCACCCGGCTCGTACTCACCGGGCTGGCCGTGCAGGCGGGACTGGCCGCCGCCGTGAACCTGATGATCGTGCGCTTCCCGGCCGAACTCGCCGGGTCCGCGCTGCAGTGGACCACGGGGTCGGTGTACGGCCGTACGTGGACGGAGGTGTCGGGAGCGGGCGGCGCCATGGTGCTCGCGCTCGCTGTCACCCTCGTACTGCACCGCCGGCTGGCCGTGCTGGACCTCGGGGACGACTCGGCGGGTGCCCTGGGCCTGCGAACCTCGGCCGCCCGTCTTCAACTCCTGTTCGTGGCCGTCGCGTTGGCGTCGCTGGCGGCCGCGGTCGCGGGTCCGGTGACCTTCGTCGCGCTCGCCGTACCGCACATCGTGCGGTTCGTCACCGGTCCGCCCACGGCCGCCTCCCTGGGGCTGGCCGGTCTCACGGGAGCGGTGCTGCTGCTCGCCTCCGACCTCGTGGTCCAGCACCTGCTGCCGATCGAGGGGCTGCCGGTGGGCGCGGTCACCGCCACGCTCGGCGCGCCCTGGCTGCTGGTGCTGATGTTCCGGCAGAGCTCACCCCTCCAGAGGAGCCGGGCATGA
- a CDS encoding ABC transporter ATP-binding protein — translation MTTANQLSTRGLDLRYGERLVVGGLDLTLPGGAVTAIVGPNACGKSTLLRGLSRLLAPAAGTVTLDGADIHRMSARTLARRMGLLPQQPVTPEAITVEALVRLGRYPHQRLLSPWSAADQRAVDEALERTGTTSLRDQSVDQLSGGQRQRAWIALALAQDTELLLLDEPTTFLDLRHQIDVLDLVAALHAEAGRTVVMVLHDLGQAARYADHMVVLNDGRLAAAGAPADVLDADLVRSVFDVDCRVIPDPETGTPLVVPKSSAVRHPAVSA, via the coding sequence ATGACCACCGCCAACCAGCTCTCCACGCGGGGCCTCGATCTGCGCTACGGCGAACGGCTCGTCGTCGGCGGACTCGATCTGACGCTCCCGGGGGGCGCCGTCACCGCGATCGTCGGACCCAACGCCTGCGGAAAGTCGACCCTGTTGCGCGGGCTGAGCCGGCTGCTCGCCCCGGCCGCCGGGACCGTCACCCTGGACGGCGCGGACATCCACCGCATGTCCGCGCGGACGCTCGCCCGCCGGATGGGACTGCTCCCCCAGCAGCCGGTCACGCCCGAGGCGATCACCGTCGAGGCGCTCGTACGCCTGGGCCGGTATCCGCACCAGCGACTGCTGAGCCCCTGGTCCGCTGCGGACCAGCGGGCGGTGGACGAGGCGCTGGAGCGCACCGGCACCACGTCCCTGCGCGACCAGAGCGTCGACCAGCTCTCCGGCGGCCAGCGCCAACGCGCCTGGATCGCACTGGCGTTGGCCCAGGACACCGAACTGCTCCTGCTCGACGAACCGACCACCTTCCTCGACCTGCGGCACCAGATCGACGTCCTCGACCTGGTCGCCGCCCTGCACGCCGAGGCGGGCCGCACCGTGGTGATGGTGCTGCACGACCTCGGACAGGCCGCCCGCTACGCGGACCACATGGTGGTCCTCAACGACGGCCGCCTCGCCGCCGCAGGCGCCCCGGCTGACGTCCTGGACGCGGACCTGGTCAGGTCCGTGTTCGACGTGGACTGCCGGGTGATCCCCGACCCGGAGACCGGCACACCGCTGGTCGTACCGAAGAGCAGCGCGGTGCGGCACCCCGCCGTGTCCGCCTGA
- a CDS encoding ABC transporter substrate-binding protein: MFQRSPLHGIGRLLAVLLSVVLGTAVLAACGSEKTDGGGSAKSSGSASAGFPRTLKTVMGNVEIPSKPKRVVVLDTGELDDVTLLGIDPVGAVAPHFKTEGGFPTYLKGELSGTADVGPLLEPNLEKIASLKPDLILSSKVRHEKIYDKLSAIAPTVFTQTTGGVWKQNLKVHAEALGLEKEAAAKVEEYETRAKALGEAIRKKDGGTMPTASVVRFIAGPTRLYQSNSYSGVVLNDIGLKRPKSQVSNDPDVTMKDVSPEEIDRADADLIFVTSADADDKTQKSQVTSNPVWKALPAVRDGSVHEVPDETWMSGIGVQAAEQVLKDVAKATGVDLPKK; encoded by the coding sequence ATGTTCCAGCGCTCTCCCCTGCACGGAATCGGCAGACTCCTCGCCGTGCTGCTCTCCGTCGTGCTCGGTACGGCCGTACTGGCCGCCTGCGGCAGCGAGAAGACCGACGGTGGCGGCTCCGCCAAGTCCTCCGGCTCGGCGTCGGCCGGCTTCCCGCGCACCCTCAAGACCGTGATGGGCAACGTCGAGATCCCGTCCAAGCCGAAGCGGGTCGTGGTCCTCGACACCGGTGAACTGGACGACGTCACCCTGCTCGGCATCGACCCGGTCGGCGCGGTCGCCCCGCACTTCAAGACCGAGGGCGGCTTCCCGACGTACCTCAAGGGCGAGTTGAGCGGCACCGCCGACGTCGGACCGCTCCTGGAGCCCAACCTGGAGAAGATCGCCTCCCTCAAGCCCGATCTGATCCTGTCGTCGAAGGTCCGGCACGAGAAGATCTACGACAAGCTCAGCGCGATCGCCCCGACCGTCTTCACCCAGACCACCGGCGGGGTCTGGAAGCAGAACCTGAAGGTGCACGCCGAGGCGCTGGGCCTGGAGAAGGAGGCCGCGGCGAAGGTCGAGGAGTACGAGACGCGGGCCAAGGCGCTGGGTGAGGCCATCCGGAAGAAGGACGGCGGCACGATGCCGACCGCGTCCGTGGTCCGCTTCATCGCCGGTCCGACGCGCCTCTACCAGTCCAACTCCTACAGCGGTGTCGTCCTGAACGACATCGGCCTCAAGCGGCCCAAGTCGCAGGTGTCGAACGACCCCGACGTCACCATGAAGGACGTCAGCCCCGAGGAGATCGACCGGGCCGACGCCGATCTGATCTTCGTCACCTCCGCCGACGCAGACGACAAGACTCAGAAGAGCCAGGTCACCTCCAACCCGGTCTGGAAGGCCCTCCCGGCCGTCAGGGACGGCAGCGTCCACGAGGTCCCGGACGAGACCTGGATGTCCGGCATCGGCGTCCAGGCCGCCGAACAGGTGCTCAAGGACGTGGCGAAAGCCACCGGCGTGGACCTCCCGAAGAAGTAA
- a CDS encoding acetyl-CoA carboxylase biotin carboxylase subunit family protein, which translates to MRIYLLALNPTDSVSEGFLPAAARLGLDVTVLTDQPAAHRRTHPDIEVLECDVRDHRAVVTRISTHHRPDAVFTNSDHLQTQAALAAAYFGLPGKDWRATLRTKDKAEMRRRLAAAGVDTVWSAEVTEPVAPAGAPYPCVLKPREGVASEDVVLVDDPEQLVTQAKEILGRRPGAVLVVEEYLPGELYTLETLGDGQVRHVLGGFHTELSDPPYFIEERLTFVPAHPEPVVAQVLAQLDALGVGFGACHTEFVVHEGRARIIEVNYRAIGDQCDLLLARLLEIPLFELVLRTHLGEQLPADLGARRDGAARLEYPCADRAGALVQAPAAGELTVDGVHLTYRPLRAVGERHELYRTNRDYLGVLRAVGTDQRTVDRVSAEFLAARSWEIQS; encoded by the coding sequence GTGCGCATCTACCTGCTTGCCCTCAATCCGACCGACTCCGTCTCCGAGGGCTTCCTGCCCGCCGCCGCCCGGCTGGGCCTGGATGTCACCGTCCTCACCGACCAGCCCGCCGCCCATCGCCGTACCCACCCGGACATCGAGGTCCTGGAGTGCGACGTCCGCGACCACCGGGCGGTCGTCACCCGGATCTCCACGCACCACCGCCCCGACGCCGTCTTCACCAACAGCGACCACCTCCAGACCCAGGCAGCCCTGGCCGCCGCCTACTTCGGGCTCCCCGGCAAGGACTGGCGGGCCACGCTGCGCACCAAGGACAAGGCGGAGATGCGGCGCCGGCTCGCCGCCGCCGGTGTGGACACCGTGTGGTCGGCCGAGGTCACGGAGCCCGTGGCGCCCGCGGGCGCACCGTACCCGTGTGTCCTCAAGCCGCGCGAGGGCGTGGCCAGCGAGGACGTCGTCCTGGTCGACGATCCGGAACAACTCGTCACTCAGGCCAAGGAGATCCTGGGCCGTCGGCCCGGTGCCGTCCTGGTCGTCGAGGAGTACCTCCCCGGCGAGCTGTACACCCTGGAGACGCTGGGCGACGGGCAGGTCCGCCATGTGCTGGGCGGCTTCCACACCGAGTTGTCGGACCCGCCGTACTTCATCGAGGAACGCCTCACCTTCGTCCCGGCCCACCCGGAGCCCGTCGTGGCCCAGGTGCTCGCCCAGCTGGACGCGCTGGGCGTCGGGTTCGGCGCCTGTCACACCGAGTTCGTGGTGCATGAGGGACGCGCCAGGATCATCGAGGTCAACTACCGTGCCATCGGCGACCAGTGCGATCTGCTGCTCGCCCGGCTGCTGGAGATACCGCTCTTCGAGCTCGTGCTGCGCACCCACCTGGGCGAGCAGCTCCCCGCCGACCTGGGAGCCCGCCGCGACGGCGCCGCGCGTCTGGAGTACCCGTGCGCCGACCGCGCCGGCGCTCTTGTCCAAGCCCCCGCCGCCGGTGAACTGACCGTCGACGGCGTTCATCTGACGTACCGTCCGCTGCGCGCGGTGGGCGAGCGACACGAGCTTTACCGCACCAACCGCGACTACCTGGGCGTGCTGCGGGCCGTCGGCACCGACCAGCGGACGGTGGACAGGGTGTCGGCGGAATTCCTGGCCGCCCGGAGCTGGGAGATCCAGTCGTGA